One Aedes aegypti strain LVP_AGWG unplaced genomic scaffold, AaegL5.0 Primary Assembly AGWG_AaegL5_hic_scaff_1958_PBJ_arrow, whole genome shotgun sequence genomic window, CCTAGTTATCTTAGGTTCAATATTATGCTCGACTAGCATATTCTTCAATTCTAATCCAACTAAGCTGTAAAACATGAAAATTTACGTTGTGTGTATTGCACTCCTGTTTAACAACAATAAAAAAGGGttaaaggtgaagatgaatcgaagccaaactttaaattttcaaaagcacgaatctggagaaccgaacacccgtatGAGTTAAAAATTTAATCGATAGGttaccagctagtgatcaatcgattaaattttcagcttaaacggatatttggtcctccagatttgtgatcttgaaaatttacggtttggcttcgattcatcttcaccttaatgtggAAAGGTCCCCAAAAATGCTAAATAAATGTTAATGATCTGAAACATCAATATGGTTCTAGTGGAAATCATTTACACATTACGTAAACTTTTTTTATAGCGTATTTAGTGATGCTTGTTTCGTATACactatatacatatatacatacatATTTGGAAAAGTATTCTGTGCTCTGTACCAAAAGTATACGACCACGGAGAAAATTGTGTCTGTATCATATGTCTATAGTCTATTGGTGGTCCGTTTATCTTACAAATCCTTGCAGTATGGCCCAAAAAGGTTCTTTTTTATACAGGTGaagtaaaaatttttttgctTATCTAACACGCTTCGGAGATTGGATAGGTTATCGTCAGTTTATACCTCTTTCAAAGAAGATTCTTAAACCCGTCAAGTATTGCTATTTTTTGCCTTGAATAATTTAGCCATACATCTTTGAGCCTTGAAGAACTGAATCAAttcaataaatattcaaatcagaTCTTTGTATGAATTTTACTCATATTATAAAAAATACGTCTTCTCATTTAGGAAAATCACCAAGAGACAACGTACAAACACGGATCACTTGGAcactaatttgaaaaatattatatattagCTTTCATATGGAGCgttagtttcttgttcaatgaGTTTATTGTAAGCATATTGGAAACATAAAGAATTCGATCATTAGGGTTAATTTTAAACTCGTTTCCCAAATGGGCCAAACGTGCCCATTTATGAACCCTTATTCCCAATCCTCTATACAAGTAAAATGCTATTCGATTAAGTGAAAgaacaatttaataataaatttatgacaaacaattttgcgaaacttcacataatgtttgttttctttttttaaacaGGAAGACATCGACAAACaagtattttattcatttagATTATAAAGCATTTTTGTGTGAAATTTCACCTAAAtctcaaaactgaaagtttgattaaaattgccaaAAACATGTGAAATGTAGAATCAAAAAAACGGAAATGGTTTACCAGAAATTGTTttatcttacaagtaagaagcaggcatgttaccactaaactagttttcacaaatgattagcattgtgcacaaactgaatAAAAAGGGCTCATACCAGCCTGAGCGTCTGTCAAATGGTTTcgcaaaaaaatgtaaaaatgttgATTACTGTATTAATTTTTGCTATTTTACGTGAGTCTGTAATTTTTCTACggatattctgataaaaaaatTGATCTCACGATAGGTAATCTATTCTTGATGAGTAcctataaaaatatttagaaatcgcaAATACCAATATTATCACATATTTACAGACTTCGCCAACCTCTCCTGATGAACCAACTagctcatgtaagaccacttaccccacttacctatagaaattttgtattactgCTGAGAGTTTTtaagaccaaccagcccatataaacatAACAGACACAACAACTATCGTATGATTATCTAGAAAAATGTTACTGGGTTTATATTGATAATTGATTTTTCTAGTGGAGCAAAGAATCAAGCGTCTTTTTAAATCTATAATAACTATTATATAATGAAGCAGATGcgtaaaatagaaaaaaaaagtattattcatatggtgcacatcctcaaatatttgtttattgatagctaacattccaaattcatataaaCAACTGATGCCAATATTCCCTGAAAGCATCCAgtactaaaaaatattgatttgacaaattcaatggtagaataattgaatttaaaaatatattattattttgcattatatactttttgtgattaaaatgcaatgttttcacattttgtcaaaaaaataatccaagggtGCTGCAACTCATTTGACAATGGCCTACTTtttacacttttcttgcacttcaagacccatatcgacgcgtccctgatccatccaaaaattgtattttgtcgaacagtgtaacaGCTCAAGAGCTTCATTGATTTCCAAAGAGCTTTGGACAAATCAAATCAGATGAATGCTACGCAGTAGTTACTAGAATATGATTTAATACTCGTCTGATCAATCCAATAGCCAACAGACTATTTCAATAGTAAAACATGCCAAAATATTAAAGTTGCCTATATCAAACCGTGCCAAAAGCGAACGGTTGTTTTTATAACAACTTTCATCATCGTAATATTGACAACGAattaaatttacctattttcAACATGATAAGCCTCAAAACGACCCACATACACCTTGAGATTAACAGGATTGGTGACTGACCCATGATACACATtttcgtaccgtaatccggggtaaccgtgaattcgggtgaaattgatcacacatcgctcgattttatttcttatttataGAGCACTAATATTTATCAATGAAACCTTATGAAAATTAACGAATAAATGACAACATCATAGGAAACTGACGTGAAAAACGgggaaaaatgatcaatttcacccgaaattaccgGTAACACTGATCACTTTTAAGGGtatttcctatttttttttttttcattttaaaatgctAAAGGTTGCAagttatatattttaaaaacaagtattggcacccaccgctcgttACTATTATACTGTGtttttatttacaaacaaatcaagcatgtttaaataaatgtttcaaatattttttttatttacctgATATGGGGTAGCATtggatcacccatgtaaacaatgttcaatagtactgaaaattacTTTACTTACTTAAATTCAATAGTCTTTGAAGccaaatatgaagaccaaaccctttcaagtcatttacttattgagttattttaaaaaccAAAAACACTTTAAACCgtagaatacgcctaaaggtaggcagtTTCCTATGGAAATTCAGCATTCCTCATAGTAGTTATAGGATGTTGCTTAATTGAATAGACTTATTAAAGATTCCACAACGGAATCATATTTGGCAAAGccattttttagtaaaaattgcatttttcttgctcataccacttgcagaactcatgtgagacatgaatcttcagaAGTGCCAtgcataatgataaaaatcattgattgaaaaagtttgacaaatttaggtatgaactaaacgcaattttcacaaaaacctaATTTTTTATTATCTCATGCATGTaggaaagagaggcaccatttatgttttgaaaatgttccgCATCAATGAATGATGATTAGAATTTTAACGAGAAGGGTCCTACcgttcaatgttaccccggattaacGGTATTTGAATTtccttgttgccaaaatcgaactttttttttcttcaataacgagattttaagccctatgctagttcatctcggaccaacgactttacttcccttccgaagaagTCTTCACTATAAACTTTACGTCATAAGTCACTATCACCGATCCCAGGCCCTCGGTGTGAGAGGAGTgggttctaaccactacaccaggttctGTTGCCAACATCGAACCGTGTCAAAATCGAATGGTAAAGTTGTCAAAATCAAAACGTGCCAGATTCAAAACCATGCCAAAAACAAAACGTGTCAAAATCGAACGGACACTGTACTGTTTAAAAAATACCAAACTGATTTCGGAAAAAAATAGTCTATTAACAACATTGtttgtaccgttaagtcaccagtcaccgtgcggcctccattcaccgtgcacatatacggattcctacagaatatataataaaaattatacaaattattgttttgttagCAAAATAATACAGAACAGATTAAATGAAGTAGTTTCTTGTCacaatactttttgaaaaacttagtttatgtagtcaaaattcaTGTGAATTTGTTTAATAATGAGATTTCTTAACACTCCTAGTAGAAACgcaaaaaattcacatttttcggtttaacgttagagtatcaaattttccataatttcaacaagtttattGCTGTGGATACTACAAAGCTAGATGTATTTCAAttgtatgagcaatgagattttatgaaattatttttttattgtgttccaTTTCGAAACCCAAATACACGGTAAATGGACCCTTCtcaatatgtatggttcccattaccgtgcattattgtaaaaggcatgaaattaatGCGTAATAGGGTTTAGATTGGGTAATTGTTATGTCGTAGATTTAACTACTTTGCCTATTCAGTTTTGAGCGTAATATGGAATGGTTTTGGACAATACAGCCCAAAACGCCACTATaaccgattttaatgaaaaattaattatttaaacaatatttttaaaacctttcCATGGTATTTAAtgtaaactagtggtcccggcaaaatTCGTCTTGCCATCAGTAGGCTGTTGAAACGCTATTCATCGTCCCATACAGAATAACTGttttcgttcgcgctcgtttttccaactttcccggaGAATATCCTGCGATTTTCATACACACAagcacgtcggaacccttgacgaacaaattGAGAAAGAATTATTCAATCTTGTTGACCCGTtcataagccatttcgtgacatacaaacaccattccaattttatttatatagatagatagataatgatttgaatactcttaaaaatgagtgcgcacactactagcgaCATAATTGTTCCCACCAataacgtttcttcaagatacaaaaataaatcatgacgataactatacgcacggtgaatggtgcactagtgtgcacggtaaatggtgacatagaacggtacgaggtgACCTTAACATTATATTGTAAGCATatgttttgagtgattttttgttatgaatcactagttttagatttttccttgaattatggtataaatgtacgcttcgtagtggtatcGTAGTAcgctttaaattatttggaaaaagtcatacatttttttcttaaagtcCAGATTTTTCTCaagtgcacggtgaatggtagcttgacggtacaacTATTCAACCAAAAAATGCTGTTTCGTGAAGATATAATCGATCAAAAGTCGTTGAAAAATCATGGATTTTCCCCTATCTTAAGCATAGGCATCCCAACCCAAACTGTCACAATGTCACAAAAAGTAGACTTTCTCCGAGATAATTCTTCTTCGTCTTGGAatcacgtccccactgggacagagtctgctccTTAGCTAAATATGATAAGttcatttccacagttattaattgatagGGACAGATCTGGTGTCAGTGGTTAGAACTCTCACGTGGAGCACTTGGagtcgaatcccatccccgatatagtcacttatgacCTAAAatggttatagtgacgactaaCTTCGGAAGGAAAATAAAGCCGGTGGTTCCGATACGAACTAGTCCAAagctaaaaatcttgtaaataaaGATAGCAAAAAGTTAtgaactgaaagctttctatgccacaattgccattttcgcatttgtatagcGTGTAGCTGGCACGACAATTGGTTCATAGaatcccagggaagtcaagggaactaccattacgaaaagatgctgaaAGTGCCGGGAACTGGACCTAGACGCTTTGAAATTAACAGCGGATGTTACCGTTTTCCTTATTAAACTTATTGAAGACAGTCGTAAGAAATTTCCAGTTTGAAACCTATGGAAGGGTTGGCAAAGTCGGCTCTATACTGCAAATAATTCTCAGGAATACCAGTGGTATAAAAATGATACTTACTTTTTGCCTTTTTGATCAACACTGTCAACCACGACGTTCCAGGTGCGATGGATTAAGTAcaatagaaaaagcattcgtgagttttcaggattctgttgttgttgctgttgttggtTTTGACGGCTGCTCCTAGAGCCCGTATTGGTTGCCCCATTCTCGTAACAGCACCGTTTTCCGTTACAATCATTATAGTACTGTGCTTGCCTACGAGGCAGCGTCGATTCATTTGCACTGCTTATCGCATTTCCCATCTTGAATTGATCACCAACCGTTTGCCCAGCCAACAGAATTTCCAATTAATTTATTCTATTCCAAAGGCTCACGTTGCGCAGAACATGGACTTTCTAGTTTGATACAGCATGAAgcatttctcaaaaatatctcTCACAGCTCTTGTTTGGTTCATCACTTGCTTTTTTGCAGTTCTCGTAACCAATTACGTCTTTTATTGTCTTGTTCACTattgaatcacttcaaatttatgATCTACAAATTATTCTGGGGTCTTCCGCCAGCATTTACGAGGCCTCCTGTCAGGTACAGAATGATCACATTATTTCCAATTGAATGCGGGAAGTTTTTCAACGTTTGTTTTGCTCGGAGCAATTTCACTCTAATTTGGCTTTTGCTTCTTTCTTCATTGGCACACGCCTCTCAGCAATATCAGCTATTCAAGTCTCGAATAACATGGATCAACGCCAGCGCACCTATGCTCTAAGCCAGGAGAGTTTTTTTCGGCTTCCGACTAGCAGTAGTGCTCCGAGATATGCTTACACGCTCTGATGCTATCGCATTTTCCACTGCAAGTCGATTACTGTTTCTGCCTCATTCGCCCAATGCTGCGAGATGCCTAATAATGTGTTGGGAAGAGAAGTAAATAGGAAGTGATTAGTGATTCTGCAACTAAAAATTAAATTAGATTACGTTGGGCACATCTATCCAATGGGGCGATTGTGGATAACAGCGGTAACCGACAAATCGATTTGGTATTTGCTACCTACCACTATTCGAACAAATGAGGTCCCAGACTGTTGATGGGCCTATCATTCCATCAAAATGATAGTCTTCAGATATTCTATTCTGATTCGTTTTTTCATCTGAAGTCAATGAAAAAACCGTAAACGCATCAGACCGAAGACTTCCGGAACTACATATTTTAGGCTCTTTTAGGTCAACGGACCTCATTTAATGACTGATAGATAGCTTTGTCATGATATTTGGGGACATTCGtttccttaaaaaatgtttaactaTCAGTGGTTTATCCATAAGCATCAATtatattaatttcaaataagTATTTAGTTAGTATAAATAAGCGACTCAAAACTCCGATACAGTAGATAACAATACATGTGTCGC contains:
- the LOC110680880 gene encoding uncharacterized protein LOC110680880, producing MGNAISSANESTLPRRQAQYYNDCNGKRCCYENGATNTGSRSSRQNQQQQQQQNPENSRMLFLLYLIHRTWNVVVDSVDQKGKKSRATTSEDSGAPRSNYDEAFDTDLNFTDLDDDSSLYGSQYSFCNCSYCEEEADRNHFDNARGNRFSFCDR